The Musa acuminata AAA Group cultivar baxijiao chromosome BXJ3-6, Cavendish_Baxijiao_AAA, whole genome shotgun sequence region ATACTAGACAGAAGATTTTTATGTAAAAGTTCAGGAACTACCAAGCGTTCTCTCTCTGATGGCCTCCCTGCAAAACAGCTAGCTTTTATTCTTTTTATAGCAACATCAGAACCTCTCCATTTGCCATGATAGACAGAACCAAATGTGCCAGAACCCAGTTCCCTGATCTCTTCAAGATCATCATTTTTTATCGTCTAAATAGAGTAATAAGCCACAAGTAAAGATGTGAACAATCTAGCAAATTAAGGCAAAAAGAGATTTTTTGAGTTTATAACTAAAAGAGACCTGTAATCCTTTAGCCAATGCTTCAGCTTCAGCTGTTGTGGGCTCAATTTTACAAAGTGTCTCATGTTCACTACTTCCTTCCGAGGCAGCCTGACCATCTGCATTGGCATTCTGCAAACAAAGGAAGAAATCAAGAAGACAAACAAGATatgaaaaaaattgatagattaagGAAAAGAAGCATTCTAACTACAAGAGACCTGTAACCCTTTAGCCAAAGCTTCAGCATCAGCTGTCACGGGTTCAGTTTTACAAAGTTTTTCATGTTCACTATTTCCTTCCAAACAAGTGTGAACATCTGCATTGGTGCTCTGCAAATAGGAGTAAAGAGCAATCAAACAAGTTAACTTTCAGAATTAGAAGTACTACAAAATGTTGGAGACTAATATCACCTCAGGTTCTCGATCATGTAATGGTTCATTTTTACCAAGGTCGGGTGTAGCAACTGATTCAGAAACTGATTGGACCCTCGCTATCACCTCCTCGGCACCTTCCAGCACTGCTTTCTTCACAGAAGCAATCAACTCAGGTAAAAAATTCAAGTTCTCCTCAGATATATCCTCATCGCCAGGAGCAACATTAGTGTTAGCATCAACAATTTTGCTTGTGTATCCTTCCACCTCAGAAAGCTGAAGCTCTTTCATTGCCAATTCCACATTTTGTCTACTCTTTGGGGAAAGGAGAATATGTGCATCAGGTTCCTTTGATATTCCATGTTTTTCTTCCAGCGCTTCTTCTGTCAGACTTTTCTCTTCTGCAGATTGCATTTCCAGAATCAGATCAGAGCCCAGAACAGGGGGCTGATGGCCCCCAGTAGCACAAGAAACAATCAAATCTTTGTCAATGGCGCATGAAGGTGCGGACAGAAGAGATACTGCTTCAGAAGTAACTTTGACATGCATTTTTCCAGGAGAACATGGAACGGAATCAGGAGCAAGGGGGGGCACACCATTTGGACCAGAGGTGTTTTTTGGGTTCAGTCTATTACCATGGTGATACAGATAATCTGGGGCAGCAGTTtcttcaaagccaagcatcctttgctGCATACTGTTATTCTGGCTTGGCAAGGCATTTGGAATTTGGTCCTCAACCCGAACATATGGAAAGCTTGGACTGCCCTCCTGtgtaaatcttgtaaaacttgagtcAGGCCCACCATTTGGAATCATCGAATTGGAGAGCTCGTATGATGTAGCAGGATGAGTAGGAACCTGTCTATTTCTCAGTAAAGACTGAACTGGATGCAGATTGTTTGAGACTTGGTAGAGACTCTCCACGCCATATGCAGAAGGTTGATTCCGATACCTAACTGCAGAATCTTCAAATCGTGGTGCATTTGTGCCTGTACCATTTCCGACTGTCGGCTGAGGAAGAAATACTTCATTTCCAGTATTAGTACCATGTCGAAGATAATGTGTCTCATCACGGCCGATGCAATTAGAAGGGAATGAATGTTCATCATTAATGTTCCCATGTGCAAATGGAGCGTTCATCATATTTCCATCGACAACAAAGTGTTCATTTGCCCTACCCGTTCCGTTGTAATTGATCCGCATATCCTCAAGTCTGTGAGTGACCTGGTGGCTGTGCATAGGCCACCCCCGTTCATAACCATGGGACTCATTAAAGAACAAGTGGTGCGCATCACTCTGTTCTTTGGCATAGACACCATGGCCTATCTTCATGTCTTGGTTTACCATGTGCGGATCCCTGGTACTGGAACACTCAGCACATGAATTTGGAAAGTGCCCCATGTATTCGTTAACCATCTTTGGTTGCTCCATGTATGGCTGCCCATGCTTCCAGCAATTGTTGACAAAACGTGCATCTGGAACAATACTATGGTTCCTCTGGAAAGCCATGCAGCAATGCTCACAGTAACCATTTCCATCGATAATATTGTGAGAATGGCCCAAGTTAGTTGGAAATCCAGACTTTTCCTGAACAATTGCACCTGTGGGAATCCACACCAAATTTTCCACAGGTGATGGTGACTGATGATCATACTGATGCATTTGGTGTTGGTGTCCCGCTGCTTGCCTAACATACTCATCAGCAATTCTATCGTTGAACTCCCCAGCCCCAACGTGAAATCTTGCAGACGATGGAGAAGGTGAGAATTCCTGTGGGTCAGTGGCAGACTGTTGCCCTGGGGAGAAAAGAGCAGGGCTAAAAGAAGCATCCATTTCACCGTATCTTTGAGCATGAGAAGGATGAGGGATCGTAAGGTGACGCAACTTAACCTGATTGTGGATCCCCCCATCGAGATGATGCTCGGAGATATCCGGAGGTGAGGAGGATTTTGCATCGGAAAGGCTGTTGAGCGCATCGATGTACCTTCGTTCGGCCTCCCGGTCATCAGCATCGAAGTGGGCACCGACAACCGCCGTGTCATGATCAGGATACTGCGAAAAAAGGAAGATCCTCAGCCACGTGGAACCGTCACCGGCAGTCCCGAGCTTGTCGTACTCCTCCATCATGTTCATCACATCCTCGTCATTCACGAGGGACACCAGCGCATCGAGGTCCTCGTCGGGTTGCTGGTACTTGATGATCGACGCTCCATCGAACAGCTCGCGCATCCGAGCCAAAAGCTCCTCGTAGGAGACGTCGCGTGGGACGGTCACGATCCGGGTCTCGCCCCCGACATAGCGGAGCCGCCCGTCGATCGGCCGGGGGAGGATGCTCCCACCGAAGCTGCAGAGGAACTTGACGCGAGGGGAATCATCGGGGGCGGTGACCATTTCAATCTCAACCGACGGCGACAACAGAGGAACAGATGAGGGACTCCAGGTTGACGCCGATCGCATATAAACAGCCGGCTATCAGCGGAAGGACGATCGTCAGGAGTCCGCCGCCATCACCACTACTTTCTCCGAAATCCTCCTGCAAGATTTCCCACTTATTTGGAATTACCTATAAAATAGGACAACAGGATGAATTAAAAATCCTCTTTCTTCTGCAACCGCATGGATTCAAAAAGAAGAGTAGGAAACTGCTATCTATTTAAGAATACTAGAAGAAAAACAGAACTTCACCAATAAAAAAGAGATCTTCCAGTAGATGGATCTGAAATCAAGTCGAGATTTTTCCTTATTCCTCCTTCCTTTTCCGATCTAACGATCGAAATAGAGGAGCAAAAGGAAATAAAGCATCAGATGCGATAGGAACAGAAAGGCCGGAGAAACCATCATACCTTCACGATCGGATGGCGATGTTGCTGCTGCTTCTCGTATCAAGCGAAGGATCGATGGAAGGACAAGGGCACGAGGAACGGCGGTGGCAGGGGAATCGGAGCAAGTTGGAGACGAGAAGAGAATCAGGGAGAGAAGGGAACAGAAGGGGAGAATAACCAGGGGATTATGCCATTGCGATGGAACCGCCACAGGCCGTGGGCGTAGGGGAGGTGGGGGAAGGCTGCGGCTGCCCTTGATGCCGCAGGGGCACCACGTGGCGCGATTCCGCGGTGTCGAGGGGAGGCGATCCTTCTCTATTTATTGTCTCTCTCTCCGGCTGAGTTGCCCCTCCGGTCGCCGATTCCATGGTGTCGTATGATTGAAGGGTGGTCGAGAGATGACGCCCACGGCAACGCGGGGCCCGCCTTCGGATGTTTATGATGATGCTACCactttgagttttcttttttttttttcttttttagaggACGATTTTATTCGAACACTCAAAAATGTTTTTGggttattaatatattttcagAAGAcagtttataaaaatatcaaaatatcttTTGATACTGGCGATCATCAATCAGCATAATATACTCATTCGATCGACGCATAAAATGAGATTCGATCTCATAAGGTCGGTAGCATTAGATGTTGACTCAGCATCATAAAACTAGTAACGTAGCATTAACAGGCATGTTGGCTCTATAAAATCGTTATCTTTGCAATCGTAATATTATCGATTCATCGTACATTTTCATGGTCTCGAATGATAAATGTAATCATTCTTGATATTTATCGTAATGTCAATCTATTATCCATCAGCTTTATTGATCCGAGTATTCAATAGTTAAGAAATAAGAATATTAAGATTAATGTGTTGAGTtactaaaaaagataaaaaataataattttatttatgaataattagATATTAGTATGATAGAGAATAAGATGAAaaaaatcgtttaagatgatatGGACATATGCTTAAAAGATATATgaatattattgttgttgttatatcAACCTATCATCTACCACACTATAAAATGGTATGGTAGGTGCTTTCTAACTTTAATACTTGGTTGAATATTTCGAATTTCTTATTGACCTAACTTCGAAAATGGATTGTCGGTTATGccataatataatttttgtagGGTCTTGGCCAGCTTTCTGACACCTTGGGTTGCTTGAACCGAACTTGTATATCGGAAAaccaaaatttgatttaatatattatctctaaaaagattattttttaaaaaagtctCAAGATAATCATGTCGAACCCTTATGGATAAATTAGGAAAAACTCGCTCTTCCAAACTCAAACCCAATAATAGTCAAAAATAACCAATTTTCCATTGTCAAATTCTTTACTGTTTGACGATTGTTTAATGACCTAGGATGAAACCCTCCATCAATTACTCCTTAATTAGCTAAATTTTTATCCATCATCATTGTTCCTACAAAACCTTCACCAATTCTGTTCAACAAGTCTAGCGTTGTTGGACCTTGAAGAGGCTATCCCACTGGCACAAGCCTTCACCAATTTGACTCAACAAGTCTTCCTTCCAATTACAAACTATCCCACTAGCACTCAAGATATCGTGAACCTTGAAGAGGCTCAATTCGATGTTGATCATGCAAACTAATGGTAAATTTCATCACCATCAAATATCAATCGGATGAGATTTTGAGTGTCATTGCTTGTCATCAAAACTTAGTGCTATAGTCTTACACTAATCAATCTTGTCCTTGGCACAAGTTATGATATCTTTTCAATTGATCTATGAGATATTCTATTCGATAAACTTTTTGTCTGATGGGTTTTTAAAATTGCTCTCATGTCATCTCTTCGTTATCGTAGGATCATAGGTAAGCATTTCatcatgctagtttatcttggcaaCTATACCCATATAGGATAAATTAAGTATCGAGTTGGTCAAGTCATACATATAACATATCTACGTTGATAGAGCTTTCATAAAATGACATGTCAATATGGGCCTCACTCAAAAAGGTCATAACCTTGCTTTCGCCAATGGTCCCGTGGGATCAGCATCATTGCGGTGTATCTTTAATGATCAGTTTTGGTTGTTCAACGAAGATTGACTCCTCCTTTATTACAACATGCTTATCTTCATCATCTTTCACTATTGTGTTGGCTTGGGATCAAATTCAATCTAGCATACCCTCTATCCTTTGTGTGAGCAATGCAACTTGGACAATAAGATCTAACGATGTTGTTGGAGTACTTTCTGTCATCTAAGATATGATGACTTGGGTATCCAATCTTTGAAGATCTTCACATGGATTTGTATATGCTTGTGTAATGGTAATCATCCATGGGTGAGGATCGTCTTCCTGATATACTTGATCATTTTAGGGGAAGGATTTAGTGATTTTAATCTTTTCTTTGAGTATATTTACACTTTTGTAAGAGGATGAATAGAAATATCGAAAGAAGAGAAagctaaaagagaaaaaaaattctagATTGTTTCCTAAAAAGGAATATTTGATAACTACAAAGAAACTTCCTCACTAATGAGCTCAAACTTCTTTAGCAATaacttaaatttattaagcatataAGCCCGGAATCTTGAGGTATTTTTTGTTATTGTTGCCTCTTTTATCTTCTCAGTGCTCCTCTATAGAGGTTATCGAACCCCTTTACTAGTAATTGAGGAAGGAGATTCTTAACTAAATAAAAATAGCTCATACTCTTAACTAAACTAAAGGATTTTCAACCGAAGTTCAACTCTTAGTTTTAGATAGAGGACTCTTAGTCTTGTCAATTCGAATCCTCTTAGTGGTCTAAGAGAAATTGAATTGAATCTGATGCTGCTGGACCGAACTTGAGCTTGAGCTTGAGTTTGACTTAAGTggctaaaattaaaaaaaagttgaTAATCCTTGATCAAGACCAGCATCTCTTGGTGTTGGTTAGGCTCATCTTTATGAAATATGTGATGATGGATGGGATGGTCAATAGTATATTCTATTTGAGTGTTCCTTTCCAAAACTGTTAGGCTGTTTTTAAGCCACATTCGGGGATTaactatttatatatttttacagaGTGAAAATacggagatgatgatgatgatcactcACTACCTTTGGCCGATATGGAAGTGTTCAATTTCTCTCTATTCTGTATACCGTCGTATCATATATATGGTTGGTAGGTACAACAGTGTGCCTATCTAAATAAACTGCAGGCCTGAGAAATGAGCTACATCACATATTATTGTGTGGTGGTTTAACATCAATGCTGATGTTGTGAGGCAGGGGTAGTTTTATAACTCGAAATTCTAATGACATGTGTATCCAAACGGGATATCACTGTTTATGTTTCGAATGGTTTGAAGGAGTCGCCATTGGTGTATCAAAAATAGGATTACATAtgtgcgctctctctctctctctctctctcgattcaTATCTCTATAATGTGTAAAATATAGGAGCACAATTTGCAATATCAGATTTTTGGATGGATGAGTGGCAATATCAGATTTCAATGCGAACCACTATCACATCAAACGCATAATCACATTCAGGAATAAGCTATAGCATCTGACCTGGAAATAGTTTGGATTACTCAGCATCCGTGGCTGACACGCGTAAAAGGAAGGTCAGATGATACAAATACTTTCTCCGTTCAGGTCATTGTCGCTTCTAACAGAGGTAACGATATATTATAAGTTCAAAGCTCGTTGCATTACTAATATGGGACATTCTTAGGGAGATTTCTGATGACGTTACTCTTCATCCCAATCCTTGAACGCATAGCTTCAACTCCACGTCGGCTCATCTCCCTCATAACTTTCATCCTCACGATCTGCTCCTTTGATTGCACCGTTGCTAAGCCCATGCTCCGGTACCTGCGACAATGTCTTATTGTTACAAGCTGTTGTATAGCTTCTAACTCTTCAAGCATTTTTCTTTCAGCAAACACAAAAAGTATTTTGAATATAGTAGAATCTGACCGACAATCAAATTGACATCTCATACAGTCAGTTGCCCACTTTATTATTCTAGAATTCAAAGGAATGAAAATTTTAAGGTGGAGTAGCACGGCAAGTTTCTGTTACCTTTACAGGCATTCATGATTCggcaacaaaaaaaataaaagaatatatttgtatttaggctaaaaaagattaaaaatattaCTTTAGATGCAGAGCATAGTGGCTAAATGTAACTGGAGTTGTGACTCAAAATCAAATAAAAGGTCTCACCAAATACAGAATCCAATTCACAATTAAAGATGAGTTTGCATCACAGGAAAAGGTAAAAAGCATTCCTTTGACTAAATTTTATTGCCAAAAGGATCGCAgcttaaataagaaaaatattttaagaataataataaaattgctTAATGATAACAAGATAGCAGTGAACCTCCAAGGAATATATAGTAAGATATATACTGACATGCctaagaaattattattattattattattattattattattattattattattattattattattattattatatatgaatCTCCACTACAATTAAGATAGAATCTGAAATATAATTGAGGCTACACCTGTTAGTAGCAGTGAAATCATCTCAGATAACATCTGGTGGGATTCAGATCTAAGTTTCATTATAACTACATATGGATAGTTGGATTCACATAATACCCAGGTCCAAAATTGGAActgatatacatgtatataatacTTCCCTGATACAAATATAACCTCCAATATCTGAACAAATTTTGTTAGCATCAATCCACCCATCACAAAAAGATGATACCAAGTAAAAGTAATGGAGCACGTTCTGTTGAAGCTTCATTCAGTCTGCTTCAAGCCAATTATCTGCTAAAAGTtttcttttaatattattaatagatagtattttttaaaattttgaatcgaTTATACATATGCAGCTCACAGAATAAAATTCTTTTAGTAGTAAACTAGGCACTTGACCTATTTCACCACATATAAATGTTGATTATATCTAATTTTATCGTCATCCATCCTAATTCCACATTGATTAAAAATAACTAGTACTAGCCTGTTTAAAATATGATTCTTATCAAGACCCATCTAATTATTATTTGTATATATAACCATAACTTCGACTTGTAGCTGACAAATAATTGTATCTATTTTGATCAATTGTGGTTTCAAAATTTAGAAACAGATGCTACCCTTGTCCATGTTCATGTCTGCAGATCAGTAAGTGGCTATGGACATGGTTTTCTGGTATCCAATCCATATTCGATCCATTTTCACCCATCTCtttaaaaaccatccatcttattgATCCGTTCGGGGCAATAATTTGGCCTCTGAATGGATCTATGCTTTGAAAGAGGATTGATAGTCATTAGAAGACGAGAGGAtttgaaagaggaaaaagaatctaGATTGCTTCTC contains the following coding sequences:
- the LOC103989486 gene encoding uncharacterized protein LOC103989486 isoform X1, translating into MRSASTWSPSSVPLLSPSVEIEMVTAPDDSPRVKFLCSFGGSILPRPIDGRLRYVGGETRIVTVPRDVSYEELLARMRELFDGASIIKYQQPDEDLDALVSLVNDEDVMNMMEEYDKLGTAGDGSTWLRIFLFSQYPDHDTAVVGAHFDADDREAERRYIDALNSLSDAKSSSPPDISEHHLDGGIHNQVKLRHLTIPHPSHAQRYGEMDASFSPALFSPGQQSATDPQEFSPSPSSARFHVGAGEFNDRIADEYVRQAAGHQHQMHQYDHQSPSPVENLVWIPTGAIVQEKSGFPTNLGHSHNIIDGNGYCEHCCMAFQRNHSIVPDARFVNNCWKHGQPYMEQPKMVNEYMGHFPNSCAECSSTRDPHMVNQDMKIGHGVYAKEQSDAHHLFFNESHGYERGWPMHSHQVTHRLEDMRINYNGTGRANEHFVVDGNMMNAPFAHGNINDEHSFPSNCIGRDETHYLRHGTNTGNEVFLPQPTVGNGTGTNAPRFEDSAVRYRNQPSAYGVESLYQVSNNLHPVQSLLRNRQVPTHPATSYELSNSMIPNGGPDSSFTRFTQEGSPSFPYVRVEDQIPNALPSQNNSMQQRMLGFEETAAPDYLYHHGNRLNPKNTSGPNGVPPLAPDSVPCSPGKMHVKVTSEAVSLLSAPSCAIDKDLIVSCATGGHQPPVLGSDLILEMQSAEEKSLTEEALEEKHGISKEPDAHILLSPKSRQNVELAMKELQLSEVEGYTSKIVDANTNVAPGDEDISEENLNFLPELIASVKKAVLEGAEEVIARVQSVSESVATPDLGKNEPLHDREPESTNADVHTCLEGNSEHEKLCKTEPVTADAEALAKGLQNANADGQAASEGSSEHETLCKIEPTTAEAEALAKGLQTIKNDDLEEIRELGSGTFGSVYHGKWRGSDVAIKRIKASCFAGRPSERERLIADFWKEALIMSYLHHPNIVSFYGVVRDGPDGSLATVTEFMINGSLKQFLQKKDRTIDRRKRLIIAMDVAFGMEYLHGKNIVHFDLKCENLLVNMRDPHRPVCKIGDLGLSKVKQHTLVSGGLRGTLPWMAPELLSGKSNMVSEKIDVYSYGIVMWELLTGEEPYADMRCASIIGGIINNTIRPKIPTWCDPEWKSLMESCWSSDPALRPSFSETSQKLRKMAAAINLK
- the LOC103989486 gene encoding uncharacterized protein LOC103989486 isoform X2 translates to MRSASTWSPSSVPLLSPSVEIEMVTAPDDSPRVKFLCSFGGSILPRPIDGRLRYVGGETRIVTVPRDVSYEELLARMRELFDGASIIKYQQPDEDLDALVSLVNDEDVMNMMEEYDKLGTAGDGSTWLRIFLFSQYPDHDTAVVGAHFDADDREAERRYIDALNSLSDAKSSSPPDISEHHLDGGIHNQVKLRHLTIPHPSHAQRYGEMDASFSPALFSPGQQSATDPQEFSPSPSSARFHVGAGEFNDRIADEYVRQAAGHQHQMHQYDHQSPSPVENLVWIPTGAIVQEKSGFPTNLGHSHNIIDGNGYCEHCCMAFQRNHSIVPDARFVNNCWKHGQPYMEQPKMVNEYMGHFPNSCAECSSTRDPHMVNQDMKIGHGVYAKEQSDAHHLFFNESHGYERGWPMHSHQVTHRLEDMRINYNGTGRANEHFVVDGNMMNAPFAHGNINDEHSFPSNCIGRDETHYLRHGTNTGNEVFLPQPTVGNGTGTNAPRFEDSAVRYRNQPSAYGVESLYQVSNNLHPVQSLLRNRQVPTHPATSYELSNSMIPNGGPDSSFTRFTQEGSPSFPYVRVEDQIPNALPSQNNSMQQRMLGFEETAAPDYLYHHGNRLNPKNTSGPNGVPPLAPDSVPCSPGKMHVKVTSEAVSLLSAPSCAIDKDLIVSCATGGHQPPVLGSDLILEMQSAEEKSLTEEALEEKHGISKEPDAHILLSPKSRQNVELAMKELQLSEVEGYTSKIVDANTNVAPGDEDISEENLNFLPELIASVKKAVLEGAEEVIARVQSVSESVATPDLGKNEPLHDREPESTNADVHTCLEGNSEHEKLCKTEPVTADAEALAKGLQNANADGQAASEGSSEHETLCKIEPTTAEAEALAKGLQTIKNDDLEEIRELGSGTFGSVYHGKWRGSDVAIKRIKASCFAGRPSERERLIADFWKEALIMSYLHHPNIVSFYGVVRDGPDGSLATVTEFMINGSLKQFLQKKDRTIDRRKRLIIAMDVAFGMEYLHGKNIVHFDLKCENLLVNMRDPHRPVCKFGIDEAWTRSFCVDRVVLWTN